The genomic segment AGACGACGAGCACGCCCATGCCCGCCGCGGGCGCGCTGGCCGCGACGCTCACGGCGTCCACCAGGTTGGCCGGCCCGTCGGCGCCCGCCGCCGTCGCGGTGCGGATGGCGCCCGTGAAGACGATGGGCGCATCGGCGTCGTGCAGGACGTCGCAGAGCATCGCGGTCTCCTCCAGGACATCGGTCCCGTGGGTCACCACGACGCCGATCCCTCGGCGCGCCGCGTCGCGCGCCGCGCGGCAGACCCGCAGGGAGTCCTCTAGCGTCAGGTGCGCGCTCGGCTTGTTGAGGATCGTGATCGCCTCGAGGTTCGGGAACGCCGTCAGCCCCGGCACGCTGGCGACGAGCGCCTCGGCGTCCAGCCCCGGCTGGGCGTGGTCGCCGACCATGGCGATCGTCCCCCCGGCGGTGAGGATCCGGACCCGGCGCACGGGCGCATGGCTGCGATCGCTGACGGTCAGCATGGCCGTCGAGCGTACAGCGATAGGTTCGCCGGGATGCCCGATGTGACGCGCGCGCAGCGCGCGACCTCGTTCGGCGAGCAGGCCGACGCCTACGACCGCGGACGGCCCGGCTACCCCGCGGCCGCGCTGCGCGCCTGCCTGCCCGCCGGCGCCCGCCGTGCGCTGGACCTCGGCGCCGGCACCGGCAAGCTGACGCACGGCCTGCTCGCCCTGGGCCTCGACGTGGTCGCCGTCGAGCCGCTGGAGGCGATGCGCGCCGCCATCGCGCCGGAGGCGACCGTGCTGGCGGGCTCCGCCGAGGCGATCCCGCTGCCCGACGCGTCGGTCGACGCCGTGCTCGCCGGGCAGGCCTTCCACTGGTTCGACCCGAGCCCCGCGCTGGCCGAGATCGCGCGGGTGCTGTGCCCCGGCGGCACCGTCGGCGTGCTGTGGAACCGGTTCGACGACCGCGTGCCGTGGGTCGCCGCGGTCACCGAGGTCTTCGGCGCCGAGGACCGCGCGAGCCTCGTGCGCGGCCTCCAGGCGCCCTGGACGGGTGCGGCGGGGCTGAGCGACCCGGTGTCGCAGACCTTCGCCCACGCCCAGCGCGGCGACGCCGGCGTGCTCGTCGACAACGTCGCCTCGCGCAGCGCCGTCATCACCGCCGCGCCCCGGCGTCGCAAGGAGATGCTCGACCGTGTCCGCGCGCTCGCGCCGCCCGGCGCGTTCGACCTCCCGTACGTGTGCCACGTGTGGCACGCACGGCGCGAGGACGCCCCGGGCGGCGCGGCGCGCGGCTAGGCGTACAGGTCGACCTGCAGCCCGCCCGTCGGCGCCGCCCGTCGGCGCCGCCTGTCGGCGCCAGCGCCTGCCGCGGGTCGCTCGCCCGGGTGCCGGCGATCGGTCCGCGTCCGGCCGCCCGCAGCGCCCTGCGCGTGTTCTTCACCGATCCTTCGCCAGCGCTTCGGGTACCGTCGGCACATGTCCGCCACCGCCACCCGCCTGCTGCACAACTACGTCGGCGGCGCCTGGGCGCCCGCCTCCGCGGGCGACGCGCTCGACGTCACCAACCCCGCCACGGGGGAGGTCCTCGCACGCGTCCCGCTGTCCAACGCCGCCGATCTCGACGCCGCCGTCCGCGCCGCACGCGCGGCGCTGCCCGTGTGGCGCGACGTCTCCGTCATCGAGCGCGCGCGCACCCTGTTCGGCCTGCGCGCGGGCCTCGAGCGCCGCAAGGAGGACCTCGCCCGCTCCGTCACCACGGAGATGGGCAAGACGATCGTCGACGCCCGCGCCGAGGTGGCGCGCACGATCGAGATGGTCGAGGCCGCCTGCGCCATCCCGACCACGATGCAGGGCCGCATCCTCGAGGACGTCTCGCGCAACGTGGACTGCGAGACGGTCCGCCAACCCGTCGGCGTCTGCGCCGCGATCGTCCCCTTCAACTTCCCGGCCATGGTCCCGTTCTGGTTCCTGCCCTTCGCGATCGCCTGCGGCAACACGTTCATCCTCAAGCCGTCCGAGCAGGTCCCGCTGACCCAGCAGATCGCCTTCGAGATCATCGAGGAGCTCGGCCTGCCCGCCGGCGTGGTCAACCTGGTCAACGGCGGGCGAGAGATCGTCGAGGGGATGCTCGACCACGAGGGCATCGACGCGATCTCCTTCGTCGGCTCGGCGCCGGTGGCGCGCCTGGTCTACGAGCGCGCCGCCAAGACCGGCAAGCGCGTGCAGGCGCTCGGCGGGGCCAAGAACCACATGGTGATCATGCCCGACGCCGTGATGGACAAGACGGTCTCCGGCATCATCGCCTCGGCGTTCGGCGCCGCCGGCCAGCGCTGCATGGCCGGCTCGGTCGTCATCACCGTCGGCAAGGCCCACGACCGCCTGCTGCCCGACCTCGTGGAGGCCACGCGGGCCCTGGCGCTGGGCGACGGCACCGAGGACGGCGTCGACGTCGGCCCCGTCGTGTCGTGCGAGGCGCGCGACCGGATCCGCGACTGGATCGACCGCGGCGTGGCCGCGGGCGCGACCCCCGCCGTCGACGGCCGCGAGGCCGGCGACGGCCTGGCCCCCGGCGGCGCGTTCGTCGGGCCGACGATCCTCGACGGCGTCACGCCCGACATGGACATCGCCCAGGAGGAGGTCTTCGGGCCGGTCCTGGCGATCGTCCGCGCCGGCTCGCTCGACGAGGCCGTC from the Baekduia soli genome contains:
- a CDS encoding CoA-acylating methylmalonate-semialdehyde dehydrogenase, which translates into the protein MSATATRLLHNYVGGAWAPASAGDALDVTNPATGEVLARVPLSNAADLDAAVRAARAALPVWRDVSVIERARTLFGLRAGLERRKEDLARSVTTEMGKTIVDARAEVARTIEMVEAACAIPTTMQGRILEDVSRNVDCETVRQPVGVCAAIVPFNFPAMVPFWFLPFAIACGNTFILKPSEQVPLTQQIAFEIIEELGLPAGVVNLVNGGREIVEGMLDHEGIDAISFVGSAPVARLVYERAAKTGKRVQALGGAKNHMVIMPDAVMDKTVSGIIASAFGAAGQRCMAGSVVITVGKAHDRLLPDLVEATRALALGDGTEDGVDVGPVVSCEARDRIRDWIDRGVAAGATPAVDGREAGDGLAPGGAFVGPTILDGVTPDMDIAQEEVFGPVLAIVRAGSLDEAVEIINASRFGNGTSIFTENGAAVRRFRHDVQAGMIGVNIGVAAPVAFFPFTGWKDSFLGDLHAHGTDAVEFFTRKKTVTSRWFSDGQGHGSYFVES
- a CDS encoding class I SAM-dependent methyltransferase, with the protein product MPDVTRAQRATSFGEQADAYDRGRPGYPAAALRACLPAGARRALDLGAGTGKLTHGLLALGLDVVAVEPLEAMRAAIAPEATVLAGSAEAIPLPDASVDAVLAGQAFHWFDPSPALAEIARVLCPGGTVGVLWNRFDDRVPWVAAVTEVFGAEDRASLVRGLQAPWTGAAGLSDPVSQTFAHAQRGDAGVLVDNVASRSAVITAAPRRRKEMLDRVRALAPPGAFDLPYVCHVWHARREDAPGGAARG